The following proteins are co-located in the Pedobacter sp. FW305-3-2-15-E-R2A2 genome:
- a CDS encoding glycoside hydrolase family 127 protein, with amino-acid sequence MKLTKMKSLLLMLTAGTAVLPARAQQKKDYPIQPVAFTHVHVNDQFWAPKMQVNASVTIPYTLQKCEENGRIDNFLMASHEKKEGKLSQFTFDDTDVYKVIEGASYAMQVKKDPAMELYIDSLITIIGKAQEKDGYLFTFRTANVKKPHEWIGSKRWEKEEDLSHELYNAGHLYESATAYYEATGKRTLLDIALKNADLLVKVFGPGKLEIYPGHQIVEIGLVRLYRITGNQKYLDLAKFFLDVRGPKGDAYNQANAKVVDQKTAVGHAVRATYMYTGMADVAALTGDQNYLNAIDKIWEDVVYKKLYITGGIGATGAGEAFGEAYQLPNMSAYAETCAAIANIYWNSRMFQLHGDAKYMDVLERTLYNGLLSGVSLSGDRFFYPNPLASMHQHQRSAWFSCACCISNMTRFLPSVPGYVYAQNNNDLYVNLFMSNKADVSLKATKVSLSQTTGYPWNGKVDISVNPAKSANFALHIRIPGWAAQSPVPGDLYSYMDPSKASFKLLLNGQPATYKMIKGYAVVERKWKKGDQLTLDLPMEVEKVVANAKVKDDVGRFAFQRGPIVYCLEGPDNKDGLVQNIMVDKNAKVTTAFNKDKLNEIQEISVEGTGTKRQLNSEELIQVKQKVTAIPYYAWANRGPSDMTVWIPYEASSARPQPAPTIASLSKVSSSSDNSRLLEAIRDQYEPADSKDTNYPYLHWWPKKNSTEYVQYDFAEAHTVSESGVYWYDDQPWGGCKIPLSYKLLYLKEGKWLPVEVITDSGIAKDQFNVIKFKPVNTKALKLEVQLPLEQSSGIHEWKVK; translated from the coding sequence ATGAAACTGACTAAAATGAAATCATTGCTCCTGATGCTGACCGCCGGAACCGCTGTACTTCCGGCCAGGGCACAGCAGAAGAAAGACTATCCGATACAACCTGTTGCCTTTACGCATGTCCATGTAAATGACCAGTTCTGGGCACCAAAAATGCAGGTTAATGCTTCGGTTACCATTCCTTATACTTTGCAGAAGTGTGAAGAAAATGGACGGATAGATAATTTTTTAATGGCCTCTCATGAAAAAAAAGAGGGTAAACTTTCTCAGTTTACCTTTGATGATACGGATGTATATAAAGTAATTGAGGGTGCTTCATATGCCATGCAGGTGAAGAAAGATCCGGCGATGGAGCTGTACATCGATTCATTGATTACCATCATTGGCAAAGCTCAGGAAAAGGACGGTTATTTATTTACGTTCCGCACGGCAAATGTGAAGAAACCTCATGAATGGATTGGAAGTAAAAGATGGGAAAAGGAAGAGGACCTGAGCCATGAACTGTACAATGCCGGACATTTATACGAATCTGCAACCGCCTATTATGAGGCAACGGGTAAACGGACCTTGCTCGACATCGCCCTTAAAAATGCAGACCTGCTGGTTAAAGTTTTTGGCCCCGGAAAATTGGAGATCTATCCCGGACATCAGATTGTCGAAATTGGTCTGGTCCGTCTTTACCGCATTACAGGGAACCAGAAATACCTGGACCTGGCTAAGTTTTTTCTGGATGTGAGAGGGCCTAAGGGCGATGCATACAACCAGGCAAATGCGAAAGTGGTTGATCAGAAGACCGCTGTAGGTCATGCCGTACGTGCCACCTATATGTATACCGGTATGGCGGATGTTGCCGCATTGACCGGTGATCAGAATTACCTGAATGCCATCGATAAAATATGGGAGGATGTGGTCTATAAAAAGTTATACATCACTGGCGGTATCGGTGCTACAGGTGCAGGAGAAGCATTTGGCGAGGCTTACCAGTTGCCAAACATGTCTGCCTATGCAGAAACCTGTGCAGCCATCGCCAATATTTACTGGAACAGCAGAATGTTCCAGTTGCATGGTGACGCCAAATATATGGACGTTCTGGAAAGAACACTGTACAATGGCTTGCTTTCCGGAGTGTCTTTAAGTGGCGACCGGTTTTTTTATCCGAATCCACTGGCTTCTATGCACCAGCATCAGCGTAGCGCCTGGTTTTCCTGTGCTTGTTGCATTTCCAACATGACGCGGTTTTTACCTTCGGTGCCGGGTTATGTGTATGCACAGAATAACAACGACCTCTATGTGAATTTGTTTATGAGCAATAAGGCTGATGTCAGTCTTAAAGCAACTAAGGTCTCCCTTAGCCAGACCACAGGCTATCCCTGGAATGGAAAAGTAGACATTAGCGTTAACCCTGCAAAATCGGCTAATTTTGCCCTTCATATCCGCATCCCGGGATGGGCTGCGCAGTCGCCGGTACCGGGTGACCTTTACAGCTATATGGATCCGTCTAAAGCATCTTTCAAATTATTACTTAACGGACAACCTGCTACGTATAAAATGATCAAAGGTTATGCGGTTGTGGAACGTAAATGGAAAAAAGGAGATCAGCTGACCCTTGATTTGCCAATGGAGGTAGAAAAGGTAGTGGCCAATGCAAAGGTAAAAGACGATGTGGGCAGATTTGCTTTTCAGCGCGGACCAATCGTGTATTGCCTGGAAGGACCAGACAACAAAGACGGATTGGTTCAAAACATTATGGTCGACAAAAACGCAAAGGTAACGACCGCATTTAACAAGGATAAATTAAACGAAATTCAGGAGATTTCCGTAGAAGGAACGGGGACCAAAAGACAGCTGAATTCAGAAGAACTGATCCAGGTAAAGCAAAAGGTGACTGCCATTCCATACTATGCCTGGGCCAATCGCGGACCGAGCGACATGACGGTTTGGATTCCCTATGAGGCTTCCTCGGCGAGGCCACAACCTGCACCAACAATTGCTTCGTTAAGCAAGGTGAGTTCTTCTTCAGACAACTCACGTTTGCTGGAAGCGATCAGAGATCAGTACGAGCCCGCAGATTCAAAAGATACCAATTATCCGTATCTGCATTGGTGGCCAAAAAAGAACAGCACAGAATATGTGCAGTATGATTTTGCGGAAGCACATACGGTTTCAGAATCAGGTGTTTATTGGTACGACGATCAACCTTGGGGAGGCTGCAAGATCCCGCTTTCCTATAAGCTATTGTACTTGAAAGAAGGCAAATGGCTGCCGGTTGAAGTCATCACTGACTCAGGAATCGCTAAAGACCAGTTTAATGTGATTAAGTTTAAACCAGTAAATACCAAAGCGCTGAAACTTGAGGTTCAACTCCCACTGGAACAATCCTCGGGCATTCATGAATGGAAAGTGAAATGA
- a CDS encoding DUF4240 domain-containing protein → MKRTFLNQEGESNKLWTVEVSGASYTVTFGKVGAKARENTKQFTDESSCIKEVEKLILDKQRSGYKELSAGQAIPEKTALTYRPMDEELFWEIIATFNWKKTGDDDAVMKPALKQLVAMKVEDIQQFAEILSEKLYQLDGLAYASNIGPDSYKDGKHFSVDYFLYVRCCVVANGKEYYERVLNDPTEMPEEMDFEALLYLADEAYNKKMGTEDENLFTRLSFETFSNEKGWPA, encoded by the coding sequence ATGAAGAGAACTTTTTTAAATCAGGAAGGAGAATCGAACAAGCTTTGGACGGTTGAAGTATCTGGTGCAAGCTATACGGTTACATTTGGTAAAGTGGGTGCAAAAGCCAGGGAAAATACGAAGCAGTTCACTGATGAGAGTAGTTGTATCAAAGAAGTGGAAAAGCTGATTCTGGATAAACAACGCAGCGGTTACAAAGAATTATCGGCAGGTCAGGCCATTCCTGAAAAGACAGCATTAACCTACAGGCCAATGGACGAGGAGTTATTCTGGGAGATCATTGCCACTTTCAATTGGAAAAAAACCGGAGATGACGATGCCGTAATGAAACCCGCTTTAAAACAACTGGTCGCAATGAAAGTGGAAGACATCCAGCAATTCGCTGAAATTCTTTCAGAAAAGTTATACCAGCTTGATGGCCTTGCTTATGCTTCCAATATCGGTCCGGATTCTTATAAAGATGGGAAGCATTTTTCGGTGGATTATTTCCTATACGTCCGGTGCTGTGTCGTTGCAAATGGAAAAGAATATTATGAACGGGTACTCAATGACCCGACTGAAATGCCGGAAGAAATGGATTTTGAAGCATTGCTATATCTGGCAGATGAAGCCTATAATAAAAAGATGGGAACAGAAGATGAAAATTTGTTTACCAGGCTTTCATTTGAAACCTTTAGCAATGAAAAAGGCTGGCCGGCATGA
- a CDS encoding family 43 glycosylhydrolase, whose translation MIKKILFFLLFIGETCFAQIKKHQDPGAGNPIIPGYFADPTIKKFGDTYYLYATTDGNGGGFGPSQVWISKDFVNWSLQDMNWPTTHHYWAPDVTQAKDGMYYLYYCQPVEIFGAKSSSPVGPWTSLLPAGEPVVRNFLVPDVITLDGQTFRDDDDQMYFFWGTWGIYPNHGCGVGLFNADMKSFARLDKIPNTIAKDFFEAPFMFKRNGMYYLTYSSGRCEDDTYRVQYAVSKTGPMGPFEYGKNNPILVTSADGTVHGPGHQSVLQEGKDFYLVYHRHNNPHSGGGYHRQVAADKLVFDADGNIEKLIPSHNGVGYLAKNANAFPDLLFGAKVTASSSYSEEFKPEFAVDQNNGTLWKPEHNSAASFLSVDMGAVKQIKSVHTQFEYATWYYQYLIESSLDGVKWVVFADQRNNTTHGSPMIDIGNVKARYLRITILNTEYPGLNKAIWNFKAFENDSYHPKMLVEAKKPSALTTLKPGGLLIDLDADAMEIGTAVKEWHNKGKLGGQFFTDKGLSPSVEMLAGRKAIVFPGKSSMTADFKAPESMLGNSSFSVAMWVYNESIQDEEPVLSWTRRGGIDITNASIGYGSNKRFGAAAHWGWPDMAYQTLPEAGKWHHIAVVFDGTNEKLYVDGILDHQELKMLFIANLKNFMLGRNDDATAFFSGAISSLKVYDVPLSEAEVIALSKEPGKSDIAVYLDAAKLNYGPLNNWKNEGYLPGDLNDLSDQTFVNDLSAKLAVQVKENAQTVLAERWNTLLERLGKERSSYSMVAVLAAKQFGDLKWHQLTKVYNKAGVQTYIDGVLNPSKDFEGPFLKPDVAVNGIASIVVYDHELSALAITGLYQKWKENTPVSATVASFEKQPIALSPGLVRLSAAEVQLPGGMLQYDYSATDDKGQVHRSGWINNKEYTDFKVAGNRSYRYTLKVRDSYGNVTLPASPVKVSTAPGLFKIYQDDFSVAKDYLKGTTTSIWAGLLGKADLAKTENGTLTLASTDTKWDGNENKGPFLYQQITGDFIAEVTVADVSGLKEKKANGANDAGLMVLGDQDLLLQNSIFPGWGVGNMVTSLDKNGRVQTNNAAAWGFYKHLQIQRSANVFYLRGSSDGVIWNDLPGSPIDRPDLGPVLKVGVYQATYGTQSGYGSFRDFKIIQKK comes from the coding sequence ATGATAAAAAAGATTTTATTTTTCCTGCTGTTCATTGGAGAAACCTGCTTTGCACAAATAAAAAAACACCAGGACCCGGGAGCGGGCAACCCGATCATACCGGGTTATTTTGCAGATCCGACGATAAAGAAATTTGGAGATACTTATTACCTGTACGCCACCACCGATGGAAACGGTGGTGGCTTTGGGCCATCCCAGGTATGGATTTCTAAGGATTTTGTGAACTGGAGTCTGCAGGACATGAACTGGCCAACCACACATCATTACTGGGCACCGGATGTGACGCAGGCAAAGGACGGAATGTACTACCTGTACTATTGCCAGCCTGTCGAGATCTTTGGCGCGAAATCATCGTCGCCTGTCGGTCCCTGGACATCCCTGTTGCCAGCTGGCGAACCTGTAGTCCGTAATTTTCTGGTGCCCGATGTGATTACCCTCGATGGTCAGACGTTCAGGGACGACGATGATCAAATGTACTTTTTCTGGGGTACATGGGGCATTTATCCCAACCACGGTTGCGGAGTCGGTCTGTTTAACGCAGATATGAAATCTTTTGCCCGGTTGGATAAGATTCCAAACACGATAGCCAAAGATTTCTTTGAAGCTCCCTTTATGTTCAAGCGGAATGGGATGTATTACCTGACCTATTCGTCGGGAAGATGTGAAGATGATACGTATAGGGTGCAATATGCGGTCAGCAAAACGGGACCGATGGGGCCTTTTGAATACGGAAAAAATAACCCCATTCTTGTGACCAGCGCAGATGGCACGGTCCATGGGCCGGGTCACCAATCTGTATTACAGGAGGGAAAGGATTTTTACCTCGTTTACCATCGTCACAACAATCCTCATTCCGGTGGGGGATACCACAGACAGGTTGCAGCCGATAAATTGGTCTTTGACGCGGATGGAAATATCGAAAAACTGATTCCGAGCCACAATGGAGTAGGTTATCTGGCTAAAAATGCCAACGCTTTTCCGGACCTGCTGTTTGGCGCAAAGGTAACGGCCTCCTCCTCATATAGTGAGGAATTTAAGCCGGAGTTTGCAGTAGACCAGAACAATGGCACTTTATGGAAACCTGAACACAATTCAGCAGCATCCTTTTTGAGCGTTGATATGGGAGCTGTTAAGCAGATCAAAAGTGTGCACACCCAGTTTGAATATGCAACCTGGTATTACCAGTACCTGATCGAATCTTCATTAGATGGGGTTAAGTGGGTGGTCTTTGCTGATCAGCGCAACAATACCACACATGGCAGCCCGATGATCGATATTGGGAATGTAAAAGCAAGGTATCTGCGAATCACCATTTTGAATACGGAATATCCGGGTTTGAATAAAGCAATCTGGAACTTTAAGGCTTTTGAGAACGACAGCTACCATCCTAAAATGTTGGTGGAAGCGAAAAAACCTTCAGCACTGACGACTTTAAAACCCGGAGGACTATTGATAGACCTGGATGCGGATGCCATGGAGATCGGTACTGCAGTAAAAGAGTGGCACAATAAAGGCAAGCTGGGCGGACAGTTTTTTACTGATAAAGGTCTCTCTCCTTCGGTAGAAATGCTGGCCGGAAGAAAAGCCATCGTTTTTCCCGGTAAATCAAGTATGACTGCCGACTTCAAAGCTCCGGAATCCATGCTGGGCAACAGTAGTTTTTCGGTTGCCATGTGGGTTTATAATGAGTCCATCCAGGACGAAGAACCGGTGTTGTCCTGGACAAGGAGAGGTGGCATAGACATTACCAATGCCAGTATCGGCTATGGAAGCAATAAACGCTTCGGCGCAGCAGCCCATTGGGGATGGCCGGATATGGCTTATCAAACCCTGCCTGAAGCAGGAAAATGGCATCATATTGCAGTGGTCTTTGACGGGACAAATGAAAAGCTGTATGTGGATGGCATATTGGATCATCAGGAGCTAAAAATGTTGTTTATCGCCAATCTGAAAAACTTTATGCTCGGCAGGAATGATGATGCTACTGCTTTTTTCTCAGGCGCGATCTCCTCATTGAAAGTTTATGATGTACCGCTTAGCGAGGCTGAAGTGATTGCCCTTTCTAAGGAACCAGGTAAATCTGATATTGCGGTTTATCTGGATGCAGCTAAGTTAAACTATGGGCCGCTAAACAACTGGAAAAATGAAGGTTATCTTCCCGGTGATTTAAATGACCTGTCTGACCAGACTTTTGTAAATGATCTTTCGGCTAAGCTGGCTGTTCAGGTAAAAGAAAATGCACAAACCGTACTTGCTGAGCGATGGAATACCTTGCTGGAGCGACTCGGGAAGGAGCGGAGTTCCTATAGTATGGTTGCTGTGCTGGCGGCTAAACAATTTGGAGACCTAAAATGGCATCAGCTTACAAAAGTTTACAACAAGGCAGGTGTACAGACCTATATAGACGGCGTGCTGAATCCCTCAAAGGATTTTGAAGGTCCGTTTTTGAAACCGGATGTTGCTGTAAATGGGATTGCTTCCATTGTCGTTTACGATCATGAGCTGAGTGCATTGGCCATCACAGGTTTATATCAGAAATGGAAAGAAAATACCCCTGTGTCAGCAACAGTCGCTTCTTTTGAAAAGCAACCCATCGCTTTAAGTCCGGGACTGGTACGCCTGTCTGCGGCTGAGGTTCAGCTTCCCGGAGGGATGCTTCAGTATGATTATTCGGCAACAGACGACAAAGGCCAGGTACATCGTTCCGGCTGGATCAACAACAAGGAGTATACAGATTTTAAAGTAGCCGGGAACAGATCTTATCGCTATACCCTGAAAGTAAGAGACAGTTATGGCAATGTGACTTTACCTGCAAGTCCTGTAAAGGTTTCGACAGCACCCGGTCTTTTTAAGATATATCAGGATGATTTTAGTGTGGCTAAAGATTATTTAAAAGGCACCACTACATCAATCTGGGCTGGATTACTGGGAAAAGCAGATCTGGCAAAAACGGAAAACGGTACTTTGACTTTGGCTTCCACCGATACGAAATGGGATGGCAATGAGAACAAAGGGCCGTTTTTGTATCAGCAGATCACTGGCGATTTTATCGCAGAGGTAACGGTAGCTGATGTCAGCGGACTGAAAGAAAAGAAAGCCAACGGTGCCAATGATGCGGGATTGATGGTTCTGGGCGATCAGGACCTTCTTTTACAGAATAGCATTTTTCCGGGTTGGGGCGTTGGAAACATGGTGACCAGTCTGGATAAAAACGGACGTGTGCAGACCAATAATGCAGCTGCATGGGGTTTTTACAAACACCTGCAAATTCAACGCAGTGCTAATGTGTTTTATCTGCGTGGGAGCAGTGATGGTGTAATCTGGAATGATTTACCTGGTAGCCCGATCGATCGGCCGGACCTTGGTCCGGTGCTAAAAGTGGGGGTATATCAAGCCACTTACGGAACGCAAAGCGGATATGGTTCTTTCCGCGATTTTAAGATCATTCAAAAGAAATAA
- a CDS encoding SusD/RagB family nutrient-binding outer membrane lipoprotein, which translates to MKRISIYILLMTAALFSSCKKTLDVNDNPNLPTDVQESLLLAPAELNIADFVYAGNASIIVQYFMQSTAANQPNPGFWNYNIFNRDLDGDWFNIYVSVLKNLKLLNDKAEASTNHNYAGIAKILTAYTLGTATDIWGEVPYSQAFKGADNYKPAYDKQEDIYKSLQSLLDQAISDIGKNAAIKPAGEDYFYKGDMNKWKKLAYTLKARYHMHLTKAPGYNAQAQADLALAALAQGMEANDDDLKFQYSGAAGAESILYTVFNPVSTNLLNQTYVEGFKTRNDPRLTKLVKPAQSTGLYTGRRVGTAPGTLSEYSYPTDFYAGIGAAAYLVNYTEALFLKAEATLIKSGASLAQPVYQEGIRQHMLKVGVSNPEITTYLSLRGTLSTGNALQRIMEEKSVGSFFNLENYNDWRRTGYPSITAVDGALSAIPRRLLYPETEMRTNPQPQQSAKITDRLWWDAQ; encoded by the coding sequence ATGAAAAGAATTTCGATATATATACTTTTAATGACCGCTGCCTTATTTAGCAGCTGTAAGAAAACACTTGATGTTAATGACAATCCCAATCTGCCTACAGATGTTCAGGAATCTCTGCTGCTTGCACCGGCAGAATTGAATATTGCAGATTTCGTATATGCAGGTAATGCCAGCATCATCGTCCAATATTTTATGCAGTCGACCGCGGCAAATCAGCCCAATCCCGGCTTTTGGAATTATAACATTTTCAACCGGGATCTGGATGGCGACTGGTTTAATATTTATGTCAGCGTATTGAAGAACCTGAAACTTTTAAACGACAAAGCGGAAGCCAGTACAAATCATAACTATGCAGGAATTGCCAAGATCTTAACGGCCTATACTTTAGGTACCGCAACAGACATATGGGGTGAGGTTCCTTATTCGCAGGCTTTCAAAGGTGCAGATAATTATAAGCCTGCTTATGATAAACAGGAGGATATTTATAAAAGCCTGCAGTCATTACTGGACCAGGCGATCTCGGATATCGGTAAAAACGCCGCAATCAAACCCGCTGGCGAGGATTATTTCTATAAAGGTGATATGAATAAATGGAAGAAGCTGGCTTATACGCTAAAAGCACGTTATCACATGCACCTGACCAAAGCGCCGGGCTACAATGCACAGGCCCAGGCAGATCTTGCCTTAGCGGCACTGGCTCAGGGAATGGAAGCCAATGATGATGATTTGAAATTTCAATATAGCGGAGCGGCGGGTGCAGAAAGCATCCTTTATACGGTTTTCAACCCGGTGTCCACCAATCTGTTGAACCAAACCTATGTGGAAGGATTTAAAACGAGAAATGATCCACGCTTAACAAAGCTGGTAAAACCTGCGCAATCTACTGGTTTATATACTGGAAGAAGGGTAGGGACAGCGCCGGGAACGCTCTCCGAATATTCTTATCCTACAGATTTTTATGCGGGGATTGGCGCGGCGGCTTACCTGGTAAATTATACGGAGGCATTATTTCTCAAAGCGGAAGCTACCCTGATTAAATCCGGAGCCAGTCTGGCACAGCCTGTTTATCAGGAAGGCATCAGACAACACATGCTTAAAGTTGGGGTTTCTAATCCTGAAATTACTACTTATCTTAGTTTAAGAGGCACGCTGAGCACAGGAAATGCGTTACAACGAATTATGGAGGAAAAGAGCGTTGGCAGTTTCTTTAACCTTGAAAACTACAATGACTGGAGGAGAACGGGATATCCGTCAATCACAGCGGTAGACGGTGCATTGTCTGCCATTCCAAGAAGATTACTATACCCTGAAACTGAAATGAGAACCAATCCTCAACCCCAGCAATCGGCAAAGATAACCGATAGGCTTTGGTGGGATGCGCAATAG
- a CDS encoding SusC/RagA family TonB-linked outer membrane protein, whose product MRIILSFKLACLILFQVFFCLTSYAQTNLKGKVVTADQLPVPGASLRLKGVAAVTKTDVNGNFNMTYNGASTLTVSAIGYVTKEVQLKDQTSLNITLSEDVNKLEEVVVTAIGVKREKRLLTYSSQEIKAEELSRAKEPSLLNSLTGKVAGVQITSTSGIAGSSSRVVIRGDISTQNSSPLYVIDGVPMDNSETSVGGDPAGAGISRIIDVDPNNIENVNILKGAAATALYGSRGAGGAIIITTKSGGFNKRPSINFMSDYSFEKGINPERQTTFAQGNNGVFANGEDQKTSTSWGPRMDTLKVNGALAPKYDPYDFFRTGRTFNNSLNISGGGESSSYFLSYSNFNQTGINPGNDFKRHSFLAKYTAKAYDNLTTSFQLGYSNSLQHRLPEGNSQGPIALVLYQPVSWNPYPVYNPDGTMRLFRFSRNAPLWTLDNMDNKDLVNRFLPVATVNYTPTKWLTITERVGADVSVEQIKFWENPSPAIGKAGLIRDQNINYRQINHDLLINARKQFGKLDADLLLGNNFNSIYSQAIALNANGLQIKKFYNVSGGSTVTSSEANYLERKLGFYAQANLEYDKFLILSLTGRYDGSSKLFKDEQFYPYGSAALGFIFSRFMPEKATKIMNFGKVRLSYATVGNDLVGPYALNTPYYSPSRGTAIGSTDFPFQGQAGFMQSGTLSNPYLINETLKEFETGLELKFFNNRLSFEGSYFSRKSEDGIIPSVEISAATGFSGTTVNSAVIRNRGIELFLTGTAIKTKDFNWDVSLNFSRIRNKVLEINDEKGLTNVDRFRVGYPAGVFYGAKYARSASGQILINDNGLPFTSAELGVVGDPNPDWLGGMTNTFRYKQLSLSFFFDVKGGGDVQNDFESLALFYGTSKATENRNPIVAAGVNETTGLPNTKEVSAQAYYQAVSGIYEHIIEDGSYIKLRNVSLSYNLSPSLFKKAPFKTASFTVTGRNLWIHAPDFHGPDPEVSTGGTGNGDRAIYNFTTPTSRSIGFSLKLGF is encoded by the coding sequence ATGAGAATAATTCTATCATTTAAGCTAGCCTGTTTAATACTTTTTCAGGTATTTTTTTGTCTGACATCTTACGCCCAGACAAATTTAAAAGGCAAGGTTGTCACTGCAGACCAGCTGCCTGTGCCAGGCGCCAGCCTCCGACTAAAAGGTGTTGCTGCAGTCACTAAAACAGATGTTAACGGAAACTTTAACATGACCTATAACGGGGCCTCCACCTTAACCGTTTCGGCAATTGGCTATGTAACGAAGGAAGTGCAGCTGAAGGACCAGACATCGCTCAACATCACACTTTCAGAAGATGTGAATAAACTGGAGGAAGTAGTGGTCACGGCGATAGGGGTGAAACGTGAAAAACGCTTGTTAACGTATAGCAGCCAGGAAATTAAAGCAGAAGAGCTGTCAAGAGCCAAAGAACCCAGCCTGTTGAATTCACTGACCGGTAAAGTTGCCGGGGTCCAGATCACGAGCACCAGCGGTATTGCAGGATCTTCTTCCAGAGTCGTGATTCGCGGCGACATCTCCACACAAAATTCTTCTCCTTTATATGTCATCGATGGGGTTCCAATGGACAATTCCGAAACGAGTGTGGGAGGAGATCCTGCAGGTGCAGGAATCAGCAGAATCATAGATGTGGATCCCAATAATATAGAAAATGTCAACATTTTAAAGGGAGCAGCTGCGACTGCACTTTACGGTTCCAGAGGTGCAGGTGGTGCGATCATCATCACAACCAAAAGCGGCGGATTTAACAAAAGACCTTCGATAAACTTCATGTCTGATTATTCATTTGAAAAAGGCATTAACCCGGAACGCCAAACCACTTTTGCTCAGGGAAATAATGGTGTTTTCGCGAATGGTGAAGATCAAAAAACAAGTACTTCATGGGGCCCGAGAATGGATACGCTGAAAGTTAATGGTGCCTTAGCACCTAAATACGATCCTTATGATTTCTTCAGAACGGGAAGGACCTTCAATAACAGTTTAAATATCAGCGGAGGAGGGGAATCCTCTTCTTATTTCCTTTCCTATTCTAATTTCAATCAAACGGGGATCAATCCGGGAAACGATTTTAAAAGACATTCCTTCCTGGCTAAGTATACGGCCAAAGCCTATGATAACCTGACGACCAGCTTTCAGCTGGGCTATAGCAACTCCCTGCAACACCGATTACCGGAAGGAAATTCTCAAGGCCCAATTGCCCTGGTTTTATACCAGCCGGTATCCTGGAATCCTTATCCTGTTTACAATCCTGATGGTACCATGCGCCTGTTCCGTTTCTCCAGGAATGCACCTTTATGGACGCTGGATAATATGGATAACAAAGATCTGGTGAACCGCTTTTTACCGGTAGCCACGGTAAATTATACGCCCACCAAATGGCTTACGATTACGGAAAGGGTTGGAGCTGATGTGTCAGTAGAGCAAATCAAATTTTGGGAAAACCCTAGTCCTGCGATCGGTAAAGCCGGACTCATTAGAGATCAAAACATAAATTACCGTCAGATCAACCATGATTTGTTAATCAACGCCAGGAAGCAATTTGGTAAACTTGATGCCGACCTTTTACTCGGGAATAACTTCAACTCGATTTATTCTCAGGCGATCGCCTTGAATGCGAATGGCCTGCAGATAAAGAAATTCTATAATGTTAGTGGCGGATCAACCGTGACGAGCTCAGAAGCAAATTACCTGGAAAGAAAACTGGGCTTCTATGCACAGGCCAACCTGGAGTACGACAAGTTCCTGATCTTATCACTGACCGGTCGTTACGATGGCAGTTCCAAACTTTTTAAAGACGAACAGTTTTATCCTTATGGCTCTGCAGCATTAGGTTTTATCTTTAGCCGCTTTATGCCGGAAAAGGCAACTAAGATCATGAACTTTGGTAAAGTCAGACTTTCTTATGCTACCGTGGGAAATGACCTGGTAGGCCCTTATGCCTTAAATACGCCTTATTATTCTCCAAGTCGAGGCACCGCCATCGGAAGTACAGATTTCCCATTCCAGGGACAAGCCGGATTTATGCAAAGCGGAACATTGTCTAATCCATATCTGATCAACGAGACCTTAAAAGAATTTGAAACGGGGCTGGAACTGAAGTTTTTCAACAACCGCCTGTCTTTCGAAGGTTCTTATTTCTCCAGAAAATCGGAAGACGGGATCATTCCTTCTGTAGAGATTTCTGCGGCTACAGGATTTAGCGGGACGACGGTGAATTCTGCCGTGATCAGAAACCGTGGTATTGAATTGTTTTTAACGGGAACTGCCATCAAAACAAAAGACTTTAACTGGGATGTTTCCCTGAACTTTTCACGCATCCGAAATAAGGTCCTGGAGATCAACGATGAAAAAGGATTGACGAATGTAGACCGCTTTAGAGTAGGCTACCCCGCAGGAGTTTTTTACGGTGCAAAATATGCCCGCTCTGCATCAGGCCAGATCTTAATTAATGACAATGGACTCCCTTTTACGAGTGCTGAGTTAGGTGTGGTTGGTGATCCTAATCCGGATTGGTTAGGCGGAATGACGAATACCTTCAGGTATAAACAATTGAGCTTAAGTTTCTTCTTTGACGTTAAAGGAGGAGGTGATGTTCAAAATGATTTCGAATCGCTGGCCTTGTTTTATGGAACTTCAAAAGCCACGGAAAACAGAAACCCGATAGTTGCTGCCGGGGTTAATGAAACTACTGGCCTTCCAAATACAAAAGAGGTGAGCGCGCAAGCCTATTATCAGGCGGTTAGCGGGATTTATGAGCATATCATCGAAGATGGCAGTTACATCAAACTTAGAAATGTAAGCCTGTCTTACAACCTGTCTCCTTCCTTATTTAAAAAGGCGCCATTTAAAACCGCTTCATTCACGGTAACCGGAAGAAACCTTTGGATTCATGCACCGGATTTTCACGGCCCGGATCCGGAAGTGAGTACCGGAGGTACAGGAAATGGCGACAGAGCGATCTATAATTTTACTACGCCTACTTCACGCTCCATCGGTTTTTCACTGAAATTAGGTTTCTAA